In Liolophura sinensis isolate JHLJ2023 chromosome 2, CUHK_Ljap_v2, whole genome shotgun sequence, a genomic segment contains:
- the LOC135463047 gene encoding uncharacterized protein LOC135463047 has protein sequence MAPETTKPTKVTESITSVDKDLTTDDSFVYSRTTPGEKQAIDFPANFTFIQTVKYFDSLACPRMTSQCSPGVLRSFSRDCSPFWCPGCSCVACDLHKDCCADAALDAGAQSDAYKHHRSCLTPTAKMADLYEEQWYYFVDRCPSLYVNTSLKYLCEKRQFYVDDMDTYFPVYSRLTGENYINIYCARCHGDAYSLIPWEPEVFCYDAKPLKDIGTAEDIVAAVFPRDQCVVTAAPPDGIYFQSCNGSLGIVQRCNQSGLWQVEDEDVATACDSYMNRVYINDVWYRNVFCAFCNGVPRSEVVAASSSRICAQEPLPAVDTKKGSVPVMLSYNVKLRTNAGSETMAECDEDKVYEPVKGECRQLFCSPSRYVHSHECKAVFKTARGVPYTVIHLLTPQDAPYRLQTSTNYLASLYLISALEERRFLSDKLMSDIAKIHVCYESHYRDDNGVFVHFLVVQSDVIWKTSSTPAQVEEELLQTINVTFWFDNVIWTPEILTDGRILSTENMTCYTLSWSFYTSASTSTFKYEYDTDSYIALHELTGCKQIELEPNEYSINMKTGQLYVKYLNISLDRSGYLMVDGKVRICVDYSGKITRNLNSSSRRRISRWLMVFSLVMLIRSDHHSLV, from the exons ATGGCACCTGAAACGACAAAGCCCACCAAAGTGACAGAGTCAATCACAAGTGTAGACAAAGACTTAACCACAGACGACAGCTTCGTATACAGCAGGACGACACCTGGCGAAAAACAGGCTATAGACTTCCCCGCTAACTTCACGTTCATCCAAACCGTGAAGTATTTCGACTCATTGGCGTGCCCTCGGATGACGTCACAATGTTCGCCTGGTGTTCTGCGCTCCTTCTCAAGAGATTGTTCTCCCTTCTGGTGCCCCGGATGTTCGTGTGTCGCATGTGACCTGCACAAAGACTGTTGTGCGGACGCCGCTTTAGACGCTGGCGCCCAAAGTGACGCCTACAAGCATCACCGCTCCTGCCTGACGCCCACAGCCAAGATGGCGGACCTGTATGAGGAGCAATGGTACTACTTCGTAGACAGGTGCCCATCTTTGTATGTAAACACGAGTTTGAAATACCTCTGTGAGAAGAGACAATTTTACGTCGACGACATGGACACATATTTCCCGGTTTACAGTCGGCTGACTGGCGAGAACTACATCAACATTTACTGTGCGCGTTGCCATGGTGACGCATATTCTCTCATCCCTTGGGAACCGGAAGTCTTCTGCTACGATGCTAAACCGCTGAAGGACATCGGAACGGCCGAAGACATCGTAGCAGCTGTCTTCCCGCGCGACCAGTGTGTTGTAACGGCAGCGCCACCTGACGGGATTTACTTCCAGTCGTGCAACGGTTCTCTGGGGATAGTTCAGAGATGTAATCAGTCCGGACTTTGGCAGGTGGAAGACGAAGACGTCGCCACGGCTTGTGATTCGTACATGAACAGAGTCTACATCAACGACGTCTGGTACCGCAACGTCTTTTGCGCCTTCTGCAACGGCGTTCCTAGGTCAGAGGTGGTCGCGGCGTCCTCAAGTCGTATCTGTGCACAAGAGCCTCTACCAGCGGTGGACACCAAAAAAGGCAGCGTTCCCGTAATGTTGAGCTACAACGTAAAGCTAAGGACAAACGCGGGTTCAGAGACAATGGCGGAATGTGATGAAGACAAAGTGTATGAACCAGTAAAG ggcGAGTGCCGGCAGCTGTTTTGTTCTCCTAGCCGTTACGTTCACTCTCACGAGTGTAAGGCTGTGTTCAAGACGGCCCGTGGGGTGCCGTACACAGTCATTCACTTGCTCACCCCACAGGATGCTCCGTACCGCTTACAGACCTCCACCAACTATCTGGCGAGTCTTTACCTGATCAGTGCGTTGGAGGAAAGAAGGTTTTTGTCAGATAAGCTCATGAGCGACATTGCAAAAATTCATGTGTGTTACGAAAGTCACTACAGGGATGACAACGGTGTATTTGTCCACTTTTTGGTGGTCCAGAGTGATGTCATCTGGAAAACGTCAAGCACGCCTGCGCAAGTAGAAGAGGAACTCCTTCAGACGATTAACGTCACGTTTTGGTTCGATAACGTAATATGGACCCCAGAGATTCTAACAGACGGTAGGATACTGAGCACGGAAAATATGACTTGTTATACACTGTCCTGGTCGTTTTACACCAGTGCGAGTACGAGTACTTTCAAGTACGAGTACGACACGGACTCGTACATTGCCCTGCACGAACTAACCGGGTGCAAACAAATCGAGTTGGAACCAAACGAGTATTCGATCAATATGAAGACGGGTCAACTTTATGTAAAGTATCTTAACATATCACTGGACAGATCAGGGTATCTTATGGTCGATGGGAAAGTTCGCATCTGTGTTGACTACTCAGGAAAAATAACAAGAAATCTCAACAGCTCCAGTAGGCGTCGTATTTCAAGGTGGCTTATGGTTTTCAGCCTAGTAATGCTTATTCGTAGTGACCATCATTCACTGGTATAG